A region of the Ornithinimicrobium ciconiae genome:
TGTCCAGTAGTCGTCCTTGGCCAGGAACGAGACCTGCCGCGGAGCGGTCAGCGGGATCACGAGGCTGTCGGCGAACGACAGGTGGTTGCTGGCCAGGATGACCCCGCCCTCTGCGGGAACGTTCTCGGTCCCGATGACATCTGGTCGATAGATCGCCAGCGCAGTCGGTCGGACCACGACACGCAACGCGCGATAGAGCATGCACAACCTCCTGCGGTGCGGGCGACCCAGGGGTCAGTGAGTCGGGTCGTCGTCGATAGAGATCACGGTACCGCCGAGGACGCTCTCGATCACGGGCAGGCCCACGGCGCCGGAACTCTCCAGGTCCTCGTCGTCCTCGCGGGGGAGGTCACCGCCGGGGGCTGACGCGGGCTGCTGCTCCTCCCCGCCGGACTGCGTAGGCCGTGCGGCCGGGGACGACTCCCCTGCACCGCCGATCCCTCGCCCGGTGCCACCGTGAGACCTCCCTCCCGCGGTGGGATCCGGCCGCCCCGAGACGGAGTCCTGAGGTGGCTCCGCCACGTGCGCGACGGGCGGGGTCGCCGGGTGCTGGGGTGTCTGCGAGGCCTGGGGTGTCTGCGAGGCCTGGGACGCCTGCGGCGGCTCGGTCGCCCAGGCCGGTGGCGCCTCACGGGCAGACTGGGCCCACTCCTGAGCCGGCGGTGCGCCGCCGCTCGGGCCCGGACTGCGCGGCGGCCGGGCACTCACGCCCAGTTGCTCCGCGGCGCTCGGGCCGGGGGATCAGCAACTGGACGGTCCCTGCCTCCCGCGACAGGGGGAGGCTCGGAGCCACCGGGTGCCGGCGGGCTCGGGGGTGGTGTCCCACCCGCTGGGAAGGTGCCGCCACCACCCGGGGCCGCAGTGCCCTCCACCCGGGCGTCGAGTCCGATCGCCTCGATGAGACCCTGGCGCACGACCTCGGCGTGCACACCCTGGTTGAAGGCGCCGGCCAGCCCTTCGCTGCTCAGCCCGAGCAGGACCCTGGTGCCGTCATAGTCCAGGACGGTGCTGTTGACCGAGACCAGGGTCCAGGTCACCCTGCGGATCTCCTTGACCTTGTCGAGCACCTCGGGCCACGAGCGGCGGACCGCATCCGTGTCGAGCGACCCAGGGGTGCCACCGGACGCAGGGCCGGGCGCCGGGGCCTGAGGGGCGGGCGGCCGGGACTGTGGGCCAGGCGCCTGGGCGTAACTGGCTGGCGGGGTCGTGGGGGTCGCGCCCTGCGTTGGTGCTTCGGCTGGCGTCGGTGCTGCGGCCACTGGCTCGGGGGAAACCGGCTGGCGAGAAACCGGCCTAGCCGTAACCGGCTGGCGGGCAGCCGGCTGAGAAGCAACAGGCTCGGGGGCAACGGGCTCAGAAGCAACAGGCTCAGAAGCAACCCGCTCGGAGGCGGGTCGCAACTGAGCCGACGGAACAGGCTGTGGTGTTGCCAGCTCAGGCTGGGGACCCGCTGCGAGGCGACGCTCGATGCGGTCCAGCCTGGCGGCATATCCCTCCTCCCCCGCGGCAGCGGGAAGCAGCAGCCGGGCGCAGATGAGCTCCAGGTGCAGCCGGTAGGAGACCGCGCCGGTCATCTCCGACAGCCCCTTGGCGATGACGTCGGCGCAGCGCGTCAGGGTCCCGGGGCCGGAGACGGAGGCCTGCTGGCGCAGCCGCTCGACCTGGTCCTCGGGCATGCCCCGCAGCAGCCCGCCCGCGCGCTCCCCGACCGCGGCGATGACGATGAGATCGCGATAGCGCTCCAGCAGGTCCTCCACGAACCGGCGCGGATCGTGGCCAGACTCCATGACCCGGTCGACCTGGCGAAAGACCGCGGCGGCATCCTGCGCACCCACGGCATCGACCACCGAGTCGAGCAGCTCGACGTCGGTGAACCCGAGCAGTGCGGCAGCGCGCTCATAGGTGACCCCACCCTCGCCGGCACCGGCGATCAGCTGGTCCAGGACCGAGAGCGAGTCACGCACCGAGCCACCCCCGGCGCGGGTGACGAAGGAGAGCACCCCCGGCTCCAGGCTCACGCCCTCGGCGTCGCTCAGCTGCTCCAGATAGCCGGTGAGCCGCTGCGGAGGGACCAGGTGGAACGGGTAGTGGTGGGTGCGGGAACGGATCGTGGACAGCACCTTGTCGGGCTCGGTCGTGGCGAAGATGAACTTCACGTGCTCCGGAGGCTCCTCCACCACCTTGAGCAGGGCGTTGAAGCCGTGCGAGGTCACCATGTGCGCCTCGTCGATGATGTAGACCTTGTAACGCGACTGTGCCGGACCGAAGGCTGCCCGCTCGCGCAGGTCACGGGCGTCATCGACGCCACCGTGACTGGCCGCATCGATCTCGATCACGTCGACCGCGCCAGGACCACCACGGGCGAGGGCCACGCACGACTCGCAGGTCCCGCACGGCTCAGGTGTCGGCCCCTGCTCACAGTTGAGACAGCGCGCCAGGATGCGGGCACTGGTGGTCTTGCCACAGCCGCGCGGTCCGCTGAAGAGGTAGGCGTGGTTGACCCGTCCCGACCGCAGCGCCTGCATCAGCGGCTCGGTGACATGCTCCTGCCCGATGACGTCGGCGAAGGTCTCCGGTCGATAGCGGCGATACAGCGCGGTGCTCACGCAGTGACCCTAACGGCCCGGACCGTCACTGCCCGCGGCTCCTCCACAGGTCAGTCACCGGACCTGCAGCACAGTCATCCGGTGCGCGGCACGGGTGAGCACGACATACAGCACGCGGGGGCCACCCGGGGACTCCGCGATAATCTCGTCCGGATCGACCACCACGGTGGCGTCCCACTCCAGGCCCTTGGAGGACAGCGGGTCGATCAGGGCGACCCGGCCGTCGTGGCGGCCCACCACCCTGGACAGCTCGGGCTGCCACTTGCGCGGAGCGATCACGGCCACCGAGCCCGCGACCTGATCGGACAGGCCCGCCAGTGCCTCGGCAACGGCGCCCGAGATGGCCTCGGCGTCAGCGTCGACGGTGATCTCCACCGGATCGACCCCGGTCTCGCGCACCGCTTCCGGGATGTCGGCATCCGGGACATACCTGCGGATCAGGCGCTCGGCATACTCAAAGATCTCCCGCGCGTTGCGGTAGTTGGTCTGCATGTGGAAGCCGCGTCGCACCGTGCTGCCGAAGGCCTCCTCACGGGCGGTCAGCGACTCCTCCGGGTCGGGCCAGGAGCTCTGCGCGGCATCGCCGACGACGGTCCAGGACGCCCAGCGCCCCCGGCGGCCCAGCATCCGCCACTGCATCGGTGACAGGTCCTGCGCCTCGTCGACGAGCACGTGCGCGTAGTCGTCGGCCGCGGTGACCCGACCGGCCATCAGCCGCTCCTGGGGATCGTGCGAGATGCGCTCTCCCGACCCGTCAGAGACCGCGAGGGAGACCGGCTCGTCGCCGTCCACCCCCACCCGCAGCGCGGACGTGCCGTACTGCGCGGCGTTGTCCAGCTCCTCGATCTCATAGAAGCCCCGCTCCTCCGAGGGCAGGTCGACCATCTGTCCCAGCTTGGCGGCCAGCTCGTCGACGAGGGCGACGTCGGCGACGCTCCAGGTGCCGGTGTGCAGGGCTGTGCGCAGCGACGCCGACAGGGTCTCAGCCGCTGCCTCGTGCTCGCCGTCGAAGGCGCTGCCGACCACCCGCGCGGCGAACTGCGGCTCGGCCAGCCACAGCAGCACCTCGCGGGGGTCGACCGGACGCCACCACTGGCGCGCGAACGTCTCGACATCGGTGGAGTCGATGAACTTGTCCAGGAACTGCTCGCGGTCACCCTCGCGGACCGAGGCCCAGGCGGCCTCGGCCAGCTCCCGGACCGCGACATCGAAGGAGTTGTTGCGCTGGTGGTGGCGCAGCACGGTCCGACGCACGCGATTCAGATCGGCCGCCTCGAGACGGATCGCCTGTCCGGCCACGAACACCCGGAGCAGGTCCGGGGCGTCGGGGATCGGCTCGCGCACGAGCCGGTTGAGCACCTGCCGCATCCGCAGCCCGCCCTTGACCGCGGCGGTCTCCGGGGAGTCCACCCGGGTGGCCGTGATGCCCCCGACCAGATCGCCCATCGAGCGCAGGACCACCGAGTCCTCGCCCAGCCCGGGCAGGACCCGCTCGATGTATGCCGTGTAGGCGGCGGAGGGCCCGACGACCAGGACACCACCGGACTCGAAGCGACGGCGGTCGGAGTAGAGCAGGTAGGCGGCGCGGTGCAGCGCCACCACCGTCTTGCCGGTGCCGGGACCGCCCGTGATCTCGGTGACCCCGCGCACGTCCGCCCGGATGGCCTCATCCTGGTGCTGCTGGATGGTGGCGACGATGTCCCGCATCCGCTGCCCACGCGTGCGGGACAGGGCCGCGATCAGGGCACCGTCGCCGACCACGACGAGATCCGGCGGCGGATCGGCGACCATCAGGTCGTCCTCGATCCCGACCACCAGTTCGCTCTGCGAGCGCAGCACCCGGCGACGCACCACGCCATGGGGCTCGACGGGCGTGGCCCGATAGAACGGCGCCGCGGCCGGCGCGCGCCAGTCGATCACCAGCGGGTCGTACTCGTCGTCACGGACCCCGAGCCGGCCGATATACCGGATCTCGCGGTCAGCCTGCTCGCCGGTGTCGGCGTGGTCCAGGTCGAGTCGCCCGAAGACCAGGCCCTCATGCTGGTTCTGCAGGGAGGCGGTGCGCCGGGACGCCGAATAGACCAGGGCATCGCGCTCGAACAGACCGGCGAGCTCCTCCTCCCGGGGGTCGCCAGTGCCACGACGGTCGGTCTGTCCCCGCGACATGCCCTCGGCATGCACCAGCTGGGCACGGTCGACGGCCTTGGCCAGCTCGGTGTAGACCCGGTCGACGTGCGCCTGCTCGACGGCGATCTCACGTGCGACAACGTCCTCGGTGGCTTCGCTCACCTGTGGTTCCATCCCCTCCACCCGACGGCGTGGTCACGGGTTGTTCTCCGTCTTGGGTCGAACAAGCCTACCCGCCTCCTGCACTGGTCCCGGCCTCGGGCTGGGCGCTCACTGCACGCGCGAGTCCTGGCCCACGGAGGGCGGCGACTAGATCCAACCGCGCCGGGCGGCCTGCACCCCGGCCTGGAACCGGGTCGCTGCCGCGAGGGTGCGCATCAAGGCAGCGACCCGACGCTCCACGGTCCGCGTGGACACCCCGATCTGCCGGGCGATCTGCTGGTCCGTCGCGCCGGTGGCCAGCAGGTTGAGGATGCGCCGGTCCCGTGTCTCCAGCGGCGGCTCGTCGGTCGCTCCCTCGGCGCGCGCACGGGTCGGCCCCAACGGGGTGGCGAGCTCAAAGGCGATCTCGAACAGCGCCGAGAGCGCCCTGGTGGGGTTGCGTCGCCGGACGACGAAGGAGCCGTCGGCGCTCGGGTCGTGCCGAGACAGGTCGACCAGGGCAGCGGCGTCATCGACGATGAGCCCGCTGAACGGCAGCCCGTCGGCGACGACCACCCGCTGCCCGGCATTGACCAGCGCCTCCAACCGGCTCAGGACGCCGTCGTGAGCAAAGAGTGAGACGTCGACGATGAGCCTGACGTCCGAGGAGGTCACGGCGGCCGGGGAGACCGGTCGGCTCTCCTCGAGCAACAGTCGCAGCGCGGCCGGCGACTCGTCCAGGAAACCCCTGATGCGGTGCTCGGCGGTGGCCGCCAGGGAGTATGCCGCCAGGACCACCTGGTCGACCGACCCCAACATCTCCACCCCTCGGAGGTCCGGCTCCGCGCTGTCACTGCGCGAAGCCCGCCAGAGCGCGCTGAGCTCGTCGGCGGTGCTGCGCACAGACCGGGCCCGGGCCTCCAGTTCGGCCGCCCTCCGGGGCATGGCCGTCTCCGGCGGGACGATATTCCAGGTGCCCTCGCTCTGCCGGGTGATCAAGCCGCGCCCCTCCAAGAAGGTCGCGGCCCGGGTCACGTCGTCGGGGTGCAGGCCGGCCTCGACCAGCGCCCGCCGAGTGGGCTGCCCCAGACGCAGCATGGTCAGGTAGAGCGAGGACAGGAACTCCTCGTGCTGGGGGTCTGTGAGGTCGTCGAACCTGTCCATGTGCCTCGCCGCCGATCAGCTGCCAGTGTCGGATTGCCGCCATTGACTATAAACCGCCACACCTGCGCGTGACATCTGTCAGATCTCGTGTCACAGTGGAGTCACCGGCCTAGCCGGAAGTGGGGATGTGCGCGTCGACTGTTTCCCCCCGAGACAGTCAGACCCTGCTCCGCTGCGTGGTCCACCTGGGAGATGACCCCCCCCTGCCTCCCAGGTGGACCACGGCTTTGTCTGGGCCACCCATTTTTGGAGGGGTTTCGTCGGCCCGTCCCGCATTTTGGAGGGGTTTCGTCGGGTGCCAACGGGCACATTCGAGGAGACTCGGGCCACCAGCCCCCCGACGATTTGTCCGGCCGAGGCCCGGCCAGACGTCCCGCTGGCTTAGTGTCGTCACGTGAGGGTTCTCGTCATTGGCTCCGGCGCGCGCGAGCACGCCATCGTCCGCTCCCTGGCCGCCGACCCGACCGTGGACGCCGTCCTGGCCGCGCCGGGCAACCCAGGCATCGATCTGGTGGCCCAGTGCCTGCCGGACTGTGGCCCGATCACCGACCCGGCCGCCATGTCGAAGCTCGCCGAGGACGTCGGCGCCGACCTTGTCATCGTGGGCCCAGAGGCTCCGCTCGTCGCCGGGGTCGCCGACGCGGTCCGGGCCCGTGGCATCACCTGCTTCGGCCCCAGCGCCGCGGCCGCCGCACTGGAGGGAAGCAAGGCCTTTGCCAAGGAGGTGATGGCCGCCGCCGGCGTGCCGACCGCCCTGGCTCACGTGTGCACCACCGAGGACGAGGTCATCGCCGCCCTCGACTCCACCGGCGCTCCGTATGTCGTCAAGGACGACGGTCTCGCCGCCGGCAAGGGGGTCGTGGTCACCGAGGACCACACCGAGGCCGTCGCCCACGCCCTCGCCTGCCTGGCCAAGCCCGACGGCCGGGTCGTGATCGAGGAGTTCCTTGACGGCCCGGAGATCTCGCTGTTCTGCATCAGCGACGGCACGGAGGTGCGGGCCTTGGTCCCGGCCCAGGACTTCAAACGGATCGGGGACGGGGACACCGGACCCAACACCGGAGGCATGGGGGCCTACAGCCCTCTCCCGTGGGCACCGGAGGGGCTGGAGGAGGAGGTTCTCACCCGCATCGCCCAGCCGACGATCGACGAGATGCGTCGCCGCGGCACCCCGTTCGCCGGCGTCCTGTATGTCGGACTGGCCGTGACCGCACGCGGCCTGCGGGTCGTGGAGTTCAACGCCCGGTTCGGCGACCCGGAGACCCAGGTGGTGCTGGCCCGACTGCGCACCCCGCTCGGACAGCTGCTGGAGGCGGCCGCCACAGGTCACCTCGCGGAGCTGCCCGAGCTGTCCTGGCACGCTCAGGCAGCCGTCGCCGTGGTGGTCGCGTGCGAGGGCTACCCACACGCCCCCGTGACCGGCGCGGCCATCGCCGGCCTGGCGGAGTGCGGCGCCCTTGAACACGTGCAGGTGCTGCACGCCGGGACCGCCGCCTCACCCGAGGGCGTGATCGCCGCCGGCGGGCGGGTGCTCTCGGTCGTCGGCACCGGCCCCGACCTGGTCAGCGCCCGGGGCCACGCCTACGCCGGGGTGGCAGCGATCCACCTGGTCGGCGGGCAGCACCGCACGGACATCGCCCAGCGCGCCGCCGAGGGAGCCGTCCTGGGATGAATCAACAAAACCATTCAGAAAATGCGGGAACCGGCAGCAAAACCACTCGGAAAATGGTGAGGCAGTGAGCGAGCAGGAAACCACCGATGGCCTGCCGGGTGAGCTGCCTGGCTACATGCCGGTCTACTCCGGCAAGGTCCGCGAGCTGTTCGCCCCTATCGACCCCGGCACCGGCCTCGTCGATGAGTCCCGGCTCCTGCTGGTTGCCTCCGACCGCATCTCGGCCTTCGACCACATCATCGATACCCCCATCCCCGACAAGGGCGCGGTCCTGACCCAGCTCTCGACGTGGTGGTTCGACCAGCTCGCCGACCTCCTGCCCCACCACGTCATCGACGCCGCGGTGCCTCTGCAGGTCGCCGGCCGGGCGCTCACCGTGCGTCGACTGCGGATGCTTCCGGTGGAGTGCATCGCCCGCGCCTATCTCACCGGTGGTGGGCTCAGCGAGTACCAGGCGACCGGCACCGTCAGCGGGGCGGCCCTCCCCGAGGGCCTCGTCGACGGCTCCGCGCTGCCCGAACCGATCTTCACCCCCACCACCAAGGCGCCGGCCGGACAGCACGACGAGCCGATGACCTTCGAGGACGTCGAGGACGAGCTGGGCACCGCCCTGGCGAGCCGCGTGCGCGACCTGACTCTCGGCATCCTCGCTCGCGGCAACCAGATCGCGGCGGAGCGCGGCATCCTGATCGCCGACACCAAGGTGGAGTATGGCGTGGACCCCCTCTCCCTCGGCCTCACCTCCGTGGACGACGAGATCGACTGGACCACAGTCGATCCCGACGAGGTGCAGGTGGTCCTGGCCGACGAGGTGCTCACGCCCGACAGCAGTCGCTTCTGGCGGGCCTCGGAGTGGGCACCGGGCCGCGTGCAGACCTCCTACGACAAGCAGGTGCTGCGAGACTGGCTGCTCTCCGCGACCAGCGGGTGGGACCGCTCCTCGGGCCAGGCTCCCCCGCCGCTGCCACAGGACGTCATCGAGCTGACCCGGGCCCGCTACATCGAGGCCTACGAGACCCTGACCGGGCAGACGTTCGTGCCCGCCACCCCCGCCTAAGGCCCCCGACCCAGCCCGCAGCCCGCACCGCCTGCTCCGAGGAGACCGACGTCCATGGCCACGCACGACTACGTGTTGACTTCCGTGCCCGGGGGCTCGGCCCTCTCCGACTTCCGGGCAGCGGCACTGCTGCGGCGCCTGCAGGTGGTCGCTCCCCGAGTCACCGCGGTCACCGCGCAGTTCGCCCACCAGGTGGCGACGGACACCGCACCTGACGAGGTCACGCGTGCTCGGCTCGGCGCACTGCTGACCTACGGCGTGCCTGTCGCGGCCCCCGGCGTCGCGGCCGGAGCGGACACCACCGGCGATGAGCAGTCGGCCGGACAGAGCACCGTCGTGGTCGGCCCCCGGCTGGGCACCATCTCGCCCTGGGCCAGCAAGGCCACCGACATCCTGCGCAACTGCGGCCTGGACGTGCACCGGGTGGAGCGGGTCGTGGCCTACACCCTCACGACGGAGGGAGCGGACCTCACCGAGGCAGAGTGGGGCGCCTGCGCCGCGGTGCTGCACGACCGGATGACCGAGTCGGTCTTCCCCTCCAGCGAGGCACTGGGCGTGCTATTCGCCGAGCGGGACGCCGCACCGATGGAGCACGTCGACGTCCTGGGCCGGGGCCGCGCGGCCCTCGCGGAGGCCGACCTGGCGTGGGGATTGGCGCTGGCCGAGGACGAGATCGACTATCTGGTCGAGGCCTTCACCGGCATGGGCCGCAACCCCACCGACGTCGAGCTGACGATGTTTGCGCAGGCCAACTCGGAGCACTGCCGGCACAAGATCTTCAACGCGGACTTCGTCATCGACGGCCAGCCCCAACCGCGCAGCCTCTTCGGGATGATCCGACACACCGAGGAGGTCAACCCCGAGGGGACCGTGGTGGCCTACAAGGACAACGCCTCGGTCATGACCGGGGGCCGGGTCACCCGGTGGGTGCCGGAGCGGGGGGCGATCGGCCCGAGCCGGTATGCCGGCCGCGACGAGGAAGTCCACGTCCTGATGAAGGTGGAGACCCACAACCACCCCACCGCGATCTCGCCGTTCGCCGGTGCCGCCACCGGCGCCGGCGGGGAGATCCGGGACGAGGGGGCGACGGGTCGCGGCTCGGCCCCCAAGGCCGGACTGACCGGTTTCATCGTCTCCAACCTGCACCTGCCCGGCACCGACGAGCCGTGGGAGGCCGACTCCTACGGCGCGCCCGACCACCTCGCCACCCCGTTGGACATCATGCTCGAGGGCCCGATCGGTGCCGCCGCCTTCAACAACGAGTTCGGTCGGCCGGCACTCGGTGGCTTCTTCCGCGTCTATGAGCAGACCGTCGACGGCGTGCGCCGCGGCTATCACAAGCCGGTCATGAGCGCCGGAGGTCTCGGTCAGATCAGTGCCGACCAGACCGAGAAGGTCCGCTTCCCCGACGGGACCCTGCTGGTGCAGATCGGGGGCCCGGGCATGCGCATCGGCATGGGCGGTGGTGCGGCCAGCTCGATGGCCTCCGGCGCCAACGCCGCCGAACTGGACTTCGACTCCGTGCAGCGCGGCAACCCCGAGATGGAGCGGCGCGCCCAGGAGGTCATCAACCACTGCGCGGCGCTGGGCCCCGACAACCCCGTCCTGGCGATCCACGACGTCGGCGCCGGCGGGTTGAGCAATGCCTTCCCCGAGCTGGTCGACGATGCGGGTCTGGGCGCCCGCTTCGACCTGTCCGCGGTCCCGCTGGAGGAGTCCGGTCTCGCACCCAAGGAGATCTGGTCCAACGAGAGCCAGGAGCGCTACGTCCTGGCGATCGCGCCCAAGTCCCTCGGGGACTTCGCGACGCTCTGTGAGCGGGAGCGGTGCCCGTATGCCGTGGTGGGGGTCGCGCGCGACGACGGCCAGCTGACTCTGGGTGACCAGCAGACGCAGGCGGTGGACATGCCGATGGAGGTGTTGCTCGGCAAGCCGCCGAAGATGACCCGGGACGTCGAGCGGCTCACCCGCTCAGCACCCCAGCTCGACCTGAGCCCCCTCGAGGCGCCGGCGGCCCTGAGAGACACGGCAT
Encoded here:
- the purD gene encoding phosphoribosylamine--glycine ligase gives rise to the protein MRVLVIGSGAREHAIVRSLAADPTVDAVLAAPGNPGIDLVAQCLPDCGPITDPAAMSKLAEDVGADLVIVGPEAPLVAGVADAVRARGITCFGPSAAAAALEGSKAFAKEVMAAAGVPTALAHVCTTEDEVIAALDSTGAPYVVKDDGLAAGKGVVVTEDHTEAVAHALACLAKPDGRVVIEEFLDGPEISLFCISDGTEVRALVPAQDFKRIGDGDTGPNTGGMGAYSPLPWAPEGLEEEVLTRIAQPTIDEMRRRGTPFAGVLYVGLAVTARGLRVVEFNARFGDPETQVVLARLRTPLGQLLEAAATGHLAELPELSWHAQAAVAVVVACEGYPHAPVTGAAIAGLAECGALEHVQVLHAGTAASPEGVIAAGGRVLSVVGTGPDLVSARGHAYAGVAAIHLVGGQHRTDIAQRAAEGAVLG
- a CDS encoding HelD family protein, with protein sequence MEPQVSEATEDVVAREIAVEQAHVDRVYTELAKAVDRAQLVHAEGMSRGQTDRRGTGDPREEELAGLFERDALVYSASRRTASLQNQHEGLVFGRLDLDHADTGEQADREIRYIGRLGVRDDEYDPLVIDWRAPAAAPFYRATPVEPHGVVRRRVLRSQSELVVGIEDDLMVADPPPDLVVVGDGALIAALSRTRGQRMRDIVATIQQHQDEAIRADVRGVTEITGGPGTGKTVVALHRAAYLLYSDRRRFESGGVLVVGPSAAYTAYIERVLPGLGEDSVVLRSMGDLVGGITATRVDSPETAAVKGGLRMRQVLNRLVREPIPDAPDLLRVFVAGQAIRLEAADLNRVRRTVLRHHQRNNSFDVAVRELAEAAWASVREGDREQFLDKFIDSTDVETFARQWWRPVDPREVLLWLAEPQFAARVVGSAFDGEHEAAAETLSASLRTALHTGTWSVADVALVDELAAKLGQMVDLPSEERGFYEIEELDNAAQYGTSALRVGVDGDEPVSLAVSDGSGERISHDPQERLMAGRVTAADDYAHVLVDEAQDLSPMQWRMLGRRGRWASWTVVGDAAQSSWPDPEESLTAREEAFGSTVRRGFHMQTNYRNAREIFEYAERLIRRYVPDADIPEAVRETGVDPVEITVDADAEAISGAVAEALAGLSDQVAGSVAVIAPRKWQPELSRVVGRHDGRVALIDPLSSKGLEWDATVVVDPDEIIAESPGGPRVLYVVLTRAAHRMTVLQVR
- a CDS encoding phosphoribosylaminoimidazolesuccinocarboxamide synthase — protein: MPVYSGKVRELFAPIDPGTGLVDESRLLLVASDRISAFDHIIDTPIPDKGAVLTQLSTWWFDQLADLLPHHVIDAAVPLQVAGRALTVRRLRMLPVECIARAYLTGGGLSEYQATGTVSGAALPEGLVDGSALPEPIFTPTTKAPAGQHDEPMTFEDVEDELGTALASRVRDLTLGILARGNQIAAERGILIADTKVEYGVDPLSLGLTSVDDEIDWTTVDPDEVQVVLADEVLTPDSSRFWRASEWAPGRVQTSYDKQVLRDWLLSATSGWDRSSGQAPPPLPQDVIELTRARYIEAYETLTGQTFVPATPA
- a CDS encoding DNA polymerase III subunit gamma and tau, whose translation is MSTALYRRYRPETFADVIGQEHVTEPLMQALRSGRVNHAYLFSGPRGCGKTTSARILARCLNCEQGPTPEPCGTCESCVALARGGPGAVDVIEIDAASHGGVDDARDLRERAAFGPAQSRYKVYIIDEAHMVTSHGFNALLKVVEEPPEHVKFIFATTEPDKVLSTIRSRTHHYPFHLVPPQRLTGYLEQLSDAEGVSLEPGVLSFVTRAGGGSVRDSLSVLDQLIAGAGEGGVTYERAAALLGFTDVELLDSVVDAVGAQDAAAVFRQVDRVMESGHDPRRFVEDLLERYRDLIVIAAVGERAGGLLRGMPEDQVERLRQQASVSGPGTLTRCADVIAKGLSEMTGAVSYRLHLELICARLLLPAAAGEEGYAARLDRIERRLAAGPQPELATPQPVPSAQLRPASERVASEPVASEPVAPEPVASQPAARQPVTARPVSRQPVSPEPVAAAPTPAEAPTQGATPTTPPASYAQAPGPQSRPPAPQAPAPGPASGGTPGSLDTDAVRRSWPEVLDKVKEIRRVTWTLVSVNSTVLDYDGTRVLLGLSSEGLAGAFNQGVHAEVVRQGLIEAIGLDARVEGTAAPGGGGTFPAGGTPPPSPPAPGGSEPPPVAGGRDRPVADPPARAPRSNWA
- the purL gene encoding phosphoribosylformylglycinamidine synthase, translated to MATHDYVLTSVPGGSALSDFRAAALLRRLQVVAPRVTAVTAQFAHQVATDTAPDEVTRARLGALLTYGVPVAAPGVAAGADTTGDEQSAGQSTVVVGPRLGTISPWASKATDILRNCGLDVHRVERVVAYTLTTEGADLTEAEWGACAAVLHDRMTESVFPSSEALGVLFAERDAAPMEHVDVLGRGRAALAEADLAWGLALAEDEIDYLVEAFTGMGRNPTDVELTMFAQANSEHCRHKIFNADFVIDGQPQPRSLFGMIRHTEEVNPEGTVVAYKDNASVMTGGRVTRWVPERGAIGPSRYAGRDEEVHVLMKVETHNHPTAISPFAGAATGAGGEIRDEGATGRGSAPKAGLTGFIVSNLHLPGTDEPWEADSYGAPDHLATPLDIMLEGPIGAAAFNNEFGRPALGGFFRVYEQTVDGVRRGYHKPVMSAGGLGQISADQTEKVRFPDGTLLVQIGGPGMRIGMGGGAASSMASGANAAELDFDSVQRGNPEMERRAQEVINHCAALGPDNPVLAIHDVGAGGLSNAFPELVDDAGLGARFDLSAVPLEESGLAPKEIWSNESQERYVLAIAPKSLGDFATLCERERCPYAVVGVARDDGQLTLGDQQTQAVDMPMEVLLGKPPKMTRDVERLTRSAPQLDLSPLEAPAALRDTAYAVLRHPTVASKRFLITIGDRTVGGLSHRDQMVGPWQVPVADVAVTLSDLVGLAGQAMASGERTPLAAVDGPASGRMAVGEALTNLLAAPVTLSGVKLSCNWMASAGTPGEDAALYDTVHAVAMELCPALGISVPVGKDSMSMRTTWAGADGVDRQVISPVSLVVSAFASLPDVTGTLTPQLLPDSALLLVDLGAGRDRLGGSMLAQVRGEFGDTVPDLDDPQALLSLASALTALRETDLVTSYHDRSDGGLWATLCEMAFAGAVGVDVELPQREDGVAALFTEELGVVLGVPADRAEQARAVLAAHGLGEVTHLLGHSTREQQVRVRGGGAALDEPLRDLAQAWDEVSWRLSTLRDNPECAEEEHAAVGAEDDPGLHVETTFDPVEDVSAPYLNLGARPAVAILREQGVNSHVETSFAFDRAGFDTFDVHMTDLQTGRFDLARAVGLVACGGFSYGDTLGAGEGWARSVLFNEPLTQAFGDFFARSDTFALGICNGCQMFAALADLIPGAEAWPRFTRNRSEQYEARLSLVEVLESPSIFFSGMAGSRIPIAVAHGEGRADFSAQGDEAAVLAAARYVDNHGRPTEVYPANPNGSRGGLTAVTTADGRFTAMMPHPERVQRNAQLSWTPGAIGEASPWLRMFRNARVWVD
- a CDS encoding helix-turn-helix transcriptional regulator, translated to MDRFDDLTDPQHEEFLSSLYLTMLRLGQPTRRALVEAGLHPDDVTRAATFLEGRGLITRQSEGTWNIVPPETAMPRRAAELEARARSVRSTADELSALWRASRSDSAEPDLRGVEMLGSVDQVVLAAYSLAATAEHRIRGFLDESPAALRLLLEESRPVSPAAVTSSDVRLIVDVSLFAHDGVLSRLEALVNAGQRVVVADGLPFSGLIVDDAAALVDLSRHDPSADGSFVVRRRNPTRALSALFEIAFELATPLGPTRARAEGATDEPPLETRDRRILNLLATGATDQQIARQIGVSTRTVERRVAALMRTLAAATRFQAGVQAARRGWI